In one Rutidosis leptorrhynchoides isolate AG116_Rl617_1_P2 chromosome 8, CSIRO_AGI_Rlap_v1, whole genome shotgun sequence genomic region, the following are encoded:
- the LOC139863631 gene encoding uncharacterized protein — MPSSIDNFLRMSTSINSRVSDPRYPDHVCLLHKSLYRLTQASQAWCRRFSGYAQRMGLRENIYGTLLFIYRKGFETTYQLLYVDDIVLTVSSTSLLHRIITSIHQEFSMTGPGPLNYFLGISATRVLLTLVYSSLHPLLSHWLSYLTLTRLAAPPLDAPLLGIAFFLATTFSPGNLNGNLHPLSPVLRLNIEVLQMPLQRPDGFVTYFASCIILSLQRHSSIVIMSVLFTSHLIWFSTSEPSILIVIHFVRDLVAQGQFRVLHVSSRYQFADIFTKGLLYALFDDFRSSLSVRSALAPTAGMLD; from the exons ATGCCTTCATCTATAGACAACTTTCTGAGAATGTCTACAAGCATCAACTCTAGGGTTTCGGATCCCAGATACCCCGATCACGTCTGCCTATTGCATAAATCTTTATACAGGCTCACACAAGCCTCTCAGGCATGGTGTCGACGATTTTCAGGATACGCACAGCGGATGGGTTTGCGAGAAAACATATATGGCACTTTGTTATTTATCTACCGAAAGGGTTTTGAGACTACCTACCAGCttttatatgttgatgatattgtgttgACTGTGTCATCTACAAGTTTACTTCACCGGATCATTACATCCATTCACCAAGAATTTTCCATGACTGGCCCTGGCCCGCTGAACTACTTTTTGGGTATCTCCGCCACTCG GGTACTACTAACCTTGGTTTACAGCTCATTGCATCCTCTCCTATCGCATTGGTTGTCTTATCTTACGCTGACTAGGCTGGCTGCCCCACCACTAGACGCTCCACTTCTGGGTATTGCATTTTTCTTGGCAACAACCTTCTCTCCTGGTAATCTAAATGGCAACTTACACCCTCTCTCTCCAGTTCTGAGGCTGAATATCGAGGTGTTACAAATGCCTTTGCAGAGACCTGATGGATTCGTAACATACTTCGCGAGCTGCATTATTCTCTCACTTCAGCGACACTCGTCTATTGTGATAATGTCAGTTCTGTTTACCTCACATCTAATCTGGTTCAGCACTAGCGAACCAAGCATATTGATTGTCATTCACTTTGTTAGAGACTTGGTTGCTCAGGGACAGTTCCGCGTTCTACATGTTTCGTCCAGATATCAGTTTGCGGACATCTTCACCAAAGGACTCCTGTATGCATTGTTTGATGATTTTAGATCCAGTTTGAGCGTCCGAAGCGCTCTCGCTCCAACTGCGGGGATGTTAGACTAG